ACAACAGGGACAAAAACGGGACAAGTGGGGTGCAGCAATATGAACATAACGCTCATACGCTACAATATGAGGGGTGTGAGAGCGTAAATTCTAAGACCGCACTGAAAGAATCTTTCGGGGCCACCCGAGGTATCTTCATTAACGAAAATACGACTGTCTGCTCACCCGAAATTCGTAGCCATCGCGTGTGCTGTCGACGACAAAATAAGTTCGACGAATATCGGTTGCAGACCGATTGGCATAATTGTGTTCGAGTTGGGCGAGCATAGCCTCGGTTCGCGGCGGATAGAAATGCAACACTCGGGAAGCAGAGACATCGATACTGGCTCGACGAAATAAATCCTGATCAGCTGCCTTCAATTGACCTCCCTGCCAGGTCATATACATGCGACCTTCATTTTTACCCGATGTCGTTTTACGAATCGAAGGCGGGTTCTGTGTCAGATTCGAGAGATACACCAAAGTTCCATCGGCTTGAATCGTTCCGAGTTCAATGCCGAAGAACTCCAATTGTTGAGCATAGACCTCAAGATCTTTCTGACTGGCAAACTGAATGTACCAGCGTTGTTCGCGAGGTAAGCCCGACTGTCCGCCATCTGCACCTAATGCTCGACGACCGGAACCTTCACGGCTGCCGACGTTTCCACTCGACTGGGCATCGGTTTCGTACTGACGCAGCATTTGTTCGGCAGAAACATCGGCCAACTCGGTTACGCTTTCAAAGATTTCCTCGACTTCCACGTCTTCCTGCTGCACATCTTCGAGAGACGCATCGGGCACCGGGTCTTCGGGAGATTCGACCAGCAAGGTTTCATCGACGGCTCCGTCTTCCACCCCACCAGGAAATTCAATCAGCTCGACAGGAATCGGTTGAGAGGTTTGAGCAGGGCGATTGAACAACCAGGTCGCCGTCAAAGCAGAGACACAGACAATCAGACCAATCACCCCGGCGATCAAAATGGAGCTGACACGATCGTATCGCGTCACCCGCATCTCGGGAGCATAAATCGTTGAAGAATCGTCGCGGCGATCAGCCATGTAGGTGTTTCGCTAGGGCATTAGTATGGTATTGGATAATACAAGCACGAAGCGCAAGCGAGTGTGCGTTTCAGGTTGACTCACTCGCTTGCGCTTCGTGCTTGTAAAACTAAATTCTAACTCGGTTTAATACTATCTGGATTCATTCCTCGAATCCAATCTTCCAATAAAAAACCCCGCCTAATTGAAGACGGGGTTTTGTTTTCAGCATCTTTGCAATTCATCACTTGATGAGATTACGCAGAGAGATAGCCATTGGCGTCGAGGTAGGCGACAACTTCCTGAGCCAGTTCGTCGATGCTTTTTGTATCGGCATCGAGAGTAATTTCGGCTTTGGCTGGTTCTTCGTAAGGGTCATCGATACCTGTAAACCCTTTGATTTCGCCTGCACGAGCCTTCTTGTACAAACCTTTAGGGTCACGTTCTTCACAGGTTGCCAGTGACGCATTCACATAGACTTCGATGAATTCGCCTTCGCCCATAATTTCGCGAACGCGGTCGCGGTCGGCACGGTAGGGAGAGATGAAAGCCGTCAGCACGAAAATGCCGGCATCGCTGAAGAGCTTGGCCACTTCACCAATTCGGCGAATATTTTCGGTTCGGTCATCTGCAGAGAAGCCGAGGTTTTTGTTGAGCCCCATACGAACATTGTCGCCATCGAGCACGTAAGTGTGAATTCCCTTCTCGTGCATGAGGTGATCGACAGTGTTTGCGACAGTACTTTTGCCAGCTCCGCTCAATCCAGTAAACCACAAGATGGCACTTTTGTGCCCCATCAATTTGCGTCGCTCGACTTTTGTCACTGTGTGGTCGTGCCAGGTAACGTTCGTAGCTTTCTGATCAGTCATCGGTTTCTTTCACTTGATTGTCTGAAAATCACAAATTCGATGCCCACAGGCATCATCAGTACAGGTATTTTTGTCCGAAATACAATAGAATGAGCATGTTAGGGAAAGATTTTACACGTGGAAAGCCCGTTTCGTCTCAAAATAAATACAAATTGACCTGAATCGTACCTCGCTCATAAAATGAATTGGGAACCGTTCTTGAAATGAGTCGCAGAAATCAGTCAGACTCAATTCAAAAAGCGGTTTAAGACCGACTGTTGCAGCCGTAAAGTGGATCTGCCCGAACAGGACCGGATCACTCAGCAAGAATGCCGCGGTTGCCAGCCATCCATTCACCCGGCACCAACGGAGGAATGCGGCCATGGTGAGAATAATATCTGGTGATGACCAGTTGAAGAATCTCTTCGCGGGGCTCATCGAGAATACGTTCTACACAGAAATCGGCGTGGCGGATCCGCATGTCGTCGATTATCTCACGCAACTCATGCTACGCTTCGTACGCAACGACAGCATTTTTAAATTTCGCGATCCGACTGGAAAACGTCTCGAAGAAATCGCGGGAATGCTGATCGAAGCCGAGAACTGCCGGGATCGTCCCAAACGGGAAATTCATCGTCACATTGGCGATTTCACGCTCTTCTGGTCAGGAGTCTATCCCGAGGCGTTGAAATTCCTGAAAGGCTTTGATCGGAAAGACCATCTGCTTGATTACCGCGAACAGGGTAAACGCTCCTACTACATCGCCAGCACGTTCGAGCAGGATCCGTATGAGAATGAAGCTCCCATTTTGCGACGTTTAAGTGAACTCTACGATGTCTGCACGAAAGGCTTGTATTCGGTTCGCAAAGAATGGGAACTGAATTATTGAGAATCAATCGCGCGAGCATTAAGCAACTCGGTTGCCGAGATGATTCTTCTGAATCGCTTTCTGCATGCTCGACCAGACCTGAAAAATGGAGACTGCGGACATGCACTGCATGTTCGCGGATCCTTTCATTGGACATTCTTTCCGATAACTGGCGGCACAGGGAACCTGAGCCTGAATCAACTGATGATGCTCGCCCGGTGGCCCGGAGCGTTCTTTTGAAGTGCAGGTGAAGATACCGACGACCGGAGTTCCCATACCTGCTGCCAGATGCATGGGTCCGGAATCATTCGTCAAAACTATTTCCGCGGCCTGTAGAACCAATGCCAGTTGTTTGAGTGAGGTCTTACCTGCCAGATTCAAAACTTGCTGATGAGGTGATTTCTGCCGGACAAACTGACAGATGCTTTCCGCGTCCTGTTTCTCGCTTGCGGTCCCGACGACAACCAGCGACATGCCGTATTCTTTGCATGTGCGTAATGCGATTTCTGCAAACGAGGCAATCGGCCAGCGTTTTGTTACCCACATCGCTCCGGGGTGAATTACAAAAAATGGCTGCGGGATTTCGTTGATCAGATCATCGACGACTTGTCGATCGGCTGGTTCAAATCCCAGTGTAATTGATGGAGCGGGACCGGATTCCCCGAGCGCTTCTGCAACTTTCCAGTAACGGGCATGTGCGGGAACTTGTTTATCTGTTTCGGGTAACAATCCATGACAGGTTAGATGAGAATACTCGCGAGCCGTTTCGAGACCAATGCGAAGTCGCGAGCGGGTCGCGGCTGTCATTAATCCTGTCCGAAATAGCCCCTGCAAATCGAGTGTTAAATCATAGCGTTGTCTCCAGATTTGTTTCAGGAGATTGAAGTTATCAGTCAATGTTCCTTTGCGATAATAAATCAGCACCTGATTCAAATCGGGATGCCCTTCGATCAGGCCCGCCAGTTCACTGCGGATCACCCAGTCGATGGTCGCATTCGGAAAACGCTTTTTCAGGACCGGCAATAAAGGCAATGTCTGAACAACATCTCCCAGAGCACTCGGCTTGATGATCACAATCCGTTTCGGGTCGATCTCATTGAACAGTTTGACGATCCGCGAATCAGACATAAATCAGCACCGGCCAGAGAATATGATAGAATTATCCGACCATCATAATCGCAGCCGTTTTTTTGAGGCAAGATCAACTCAAACGACGCGAGTCA
The genomic region above belongs to Rubinisphaera italica and contains:
- the cysC gene encoding adenylyl-sulfate kinase, with the protein product MTDQKATNVTWHDHTVTKVERRKLMGHKSAILWFTGLSGAGKSTVANTVDHLMHEKGIHTYVLDGDNVRMGLNKNLGFSADDRTENIRRIGEVAKLFSDAGIFVLTAFISPYRADRDRVREIMGEGEFIEVYVNASLATCEERDPKGLYKKARAGEIKGFTGIDDPYEEPAKAEITLDADTKSIDELAQEVVAYLDANGYLSA
- the waaF gene encoding lipopolysaccharide heptosyltransferase II, translating into MSDSRIVKLFNEIDPKRIVIIKPSALGDVVQTLPLLPVLKKRFPNATIDWVIRSELAGLIEGHPDLNQVLIYYRKGTLTDNFNLLKQIWRQRYDLTLDLQGLFRTGLMTAATRSRLRIGLETAREYSHLTCHGLLPETDKQVPAHARYWKVAEALGESGPAPSITLGFEPADRQVVDDLINEIPQPFFVIHPGAMWVTKRWPIASFAEIALRTCKEYGMSLVVVGTASEKQDAESICQFVRQKSPHQQVLNLAGKTSLKQLALVLQAAEIVLTNDSGPMHLAAGMGTPVVGIFTCTSKERSGPPGEHHQLIQAQVPCAASYRKECPMKGSANMQCMSAVSIFQVWSSMQKAIQKNHLGNRVA